A section of the Marinoscillum sp. 108 genome encodes:
- a CDS encoding NAD-dependent epimerase/dehydratase family protein: MRKYILVCGGSGFIGTHLIKKLVNEGHKVLSVDISNPMHQESINFEFIQGDLRDYSKCMEIMKNGPFDEIYQLAADMGGAGYIFTGDSDADIITNSALININILKCCVTFDCKKIFYSSSACIYPQHNQLDALNPYCEESSAYPADPDSEYGWEKLFSERLYFSYQKNYGIDVKVARFHNVYGPFGAWNNGKEKAPSAICRKVAEATNPGTIEIWGDGNQTRTFLYIDDCLDGVQKLMDSNFHGPYNIGSEELISINNLAKMAMEISGKDLKFEHIEGPMGVRGRSSHNLKVRSDLGWQPETSLQEGLEKTFHWINHQVQEALQTK; the protein is encoded by the coding sequence ATGCGTAAATACATACTTGTTTGTGGAGGAAGTGGTTTTATCGGGACACACCTGATCAAAAAGCTGGTAAACGAGGGACACAAGGTACTTTCAGTAGACATTTCAAATCCCATGCATCAGGAGAGCATCAACTTTGAGTTTATTCAGGGTGACTTGAGGGACTACTCCAAATGCATGGAAATAATGAAAAACGGCCCATTTGATGAAATCTATCAACTGGCAGCAGACATGGGGGGTGCCGGGTACATATTCACTGGTGACTCTGATGCTGACATCATCACCAACAGCGCTCTGATCAACATCAACATTCTCAAATGCTGTGTAACCTTTGACTGTAAGAAAATCTTCTATTCATCCTCTGCCTGCATCTATCCTCAACATAATCAGCTAGATGCTTTAAATCCATACTGTGAAGAATCTTCGGCCTATCCAGCCGATCCTGATAGTGAGTACGGGTGGGAAAAATTATTCAGCGAACGCTTGTATTTTTCTTATCAGAAAAATTACGGTATCGATGTAAAAGTGGCCAGGTTTCATAATGTATATGGCCCGTTTGGTGCCTGGAATAATGGTAAAGAGAAAGCGCCATCAGCCATCTGCAGAAAAGTAGCCGAAGCTACCAACCCGGGTACCATCGAAATCTGGGGTGATGGAAACCAGACTCGTACATTTTTGTATATTGATGACTGCCTGGATGGTGTCCAAAAGCTTATGGATTCGAACTTTCATGGCCCATACAACATTGGTTCCGAAGAGTTGATTTCCATCAATAACCTGGCCAAAATGGCCATGGAGATTTCAGGAAAGGATTTGAAATTTGAACATATAGAAGGCCCCATGGGTGTAAGGGGAAGATCCTCGCACAACCTCAAAGTACGCAGCGACCTGGGATGGCAACCTGAAACCTCTCTTCAGGAAGGCCTCGAAAAAACCTTTCACTGGATCAACCACCAGGTACAAGAGGCCTTGCAAACAAAATAA